In Apostichopus japonicus isolate 1M-3 chromosome 5, ASM3797524v1, whole genome shotgun sequence, a single window of DNA contains:
- the LOC139967562 gene encoding delta-1-pyrroline-5-carboxylate synthase-like isoform X1, with product MAFCHKVQYFQTKLSRCYQGKNNFTFRCGQVPLLQKNVILTKSHGWRNCTTFSSCNISSHHQRSILPRNTPLRSCESSQIRNISTSTPRTRAAAFRSDLKHCQKIVVKLGSAVITRDDECGVALGRLASIVEQVSELQQADRQMLVVTSGAVAFGKQRLQQEVMLSQSMRETLIPSNERFQSLLDPRACAAAGQSGLMSMYQSMFSQYGLTTAQVLVTKADFQHDYTRSNLRATLTELLRMKIIPIVNANDVIAPPPEADMDLHGVRSPGVISIKDNDSLAARLAVEVNSDLLILLSDVDGIYSGPPEEEGSRLHDVMYPGDVVGIKFGGKSRVGLGGMESKVKSAVWTLERGCSVVIANGMKKDDVVLNIVNGRNVGTFFTETKPAGLAPDIQATRARDGGRLLQSLTPEKRAEIINRLADLLIERKEVILTANKRDLNRARMTSMAPPMVARLSLNEHKLLSLAEGLKQIAASSSDTVGRVISRTLVAEGMVLRKITVPIGVLIVIFESRPDCLPQVASLAISSANGILLKGGKEATESNKVLHSLVEEALDLHGAKDAVQLINTREQIGDLLQLEGLIDLVIPRGSNEMVSRIKKESKAIPVLGHADGICHVYIDKKADPDMAVKIVRDSKCDYPAACNAMETLLIHKNLQDTPLFDELLDMLRAEKVKIHPGPRLACSLKFGPAEAKSLKVEYSGLECAVEVVDGVNSAVDHIHKYGSSHTDVIVTEDESVANHFLESVDSACVFHNASSRFADGYRFGLGAEVGISTTRIHARGPVGVEGLLTTKWILEGTGECVQDFSQVGGKTYLHQKLPLHAEVEAEEEGEGTTTSS from the exons ATGGCTTTTTGTCATAAAGTGCAGTATTTTCAGACTAAGTTGTCCAGGTGCTACCAAGGAAAGAACAATTTCACTTTTCGATGTGGACAAGTTCCCCTACTTCAGAAAAATgtgattttgaccaaatcccaTGGTTGGCGTAACTGTACTACATTCAGCAGTTGCAATATATCATCACACCATCAACGTTCCATTCTGCCAAGAAACACTCCATTGAGGTCATGTGAAAGCTCTCAAATAAGGAACATTTCCACCAGCACTCCGAGAACAAGAGCAGCTGCCTTTCGATCTGATCTGAAACACTGTCAGAAGATTGTGGTAAAGCTTGGCAGTGCAGTAATAACCCGGGACGATGAATGCGGTGTTGCACTTGGGAGATTAGCATCCATCGTTGAACAG GTGTCCGAACTGCAGCAGGCTGACCGACAGATGCTGGTGGTCACAAGTGGTGCAGTAGCCTTTGGCAAACAGAGGCTACAGCAAGAAGTCATGTTATCTCAGAGTATGAGGGAAACTCTTATTCCATCCAATGAAAGA TTCCAGTCTCTGCTGGATCCCAGAGCTTGTGCAGCCGCAGGGCAGAGTGGACTTATGTCCATGTACCAGTCAATGTTCTCCCAGTATGGCTTGACTACTGCACAG GTGTTAGTCACCAAGGCAGACTTCCAACACGATTACACTAGGAGTAATCTGCGGGCTACCCTAACTGAACTGTTACGGATGAAGATCATTCCAATTGTGAACGCCAACGATGTGATTGCTCCACCCCCAGAGGCAGATATGGATCTCCATGGGGTAAGGAGCCCTGGG GTCATAAGCATCAAAGATAACGATAGCCTTGCCGCTCGATTGGCCGTCGAGGTGAACTCCGACCTGCTCATCCTCTTGTCTGATGTGGATGGTATTTACAGCGGCCCACCGGAGGAGGAAGGATCCCGGCTACATGATGTCATGTATCCCGGTGACGTTGTTGGCATCAAATTTGGAGGCAAATCGAGGGTCGGACTCGGAGGCATGGAATCAAAG GTTAAGTCTGCGGTCTGGACCCTAGAGAGAGGCTGTTCGGTCGTCATTGCTAACGGCATGAAGAAAGATGACGTCGTCCTAAACATCGTTAACGGCCGCAATGTGGGAACGTTTTTCACCGAGACAAAGCCTGCGGGCCTTGCTCCAGACATCCAAGCTACCAGAGCGAGAGATGGTGGTAGACTTTTGCAAAGTTTGACTCCTGAAAag AGAGCTGAAATAATTAATCGTCTGGCAGATCTACTCATTGAGAGGAAAGAAGTGATCCTGACTGCTAACAAGCGTGATTTGAACAGAGCTCGAATGA CTTCTATGGCTCCACCAATGGTAGCCAGGTTATCATTAAACGAACACAAGTTGTTGAGTCTAGCAGAGGGTCTGAAGCAGATTGCTGCTTCCTCTAGTGACACAGTTGGAAGAGTAATAAGTAGGACGTTGGTTGCCGAGGGAATGGTGTTGCGGAAGATTACGGTTCCGATCGGCGTCCTCATTGTCATATTCGAATCTCGTCCGGACTGTCTCCCTCAG GTTGCCTCCCTGGCTATCAGTAGCGCGAACGGTATCCTCCTGAAAGGTGGAAAGGAAGCCACAGAGAGTAACAAGGTGCTCCATTCACTAGTAGAAGAAGCCCTTGATTTACACGGTGCCAAGGATGCGGTGCAATTG ATCAACACGAGAGAACAGATTGGAGATTTACTTCAATTGGAAGGACTCATAGACCTGGTCATCCCTAGAGGATCCAACGAAATGGTCTCTCGGATCAAGAAGGAGAGCAAAGCCATCCCAGTCCTAGGCCATGCTGATGGCATCTGCCATGTTTACATCGACAAGAAGGCTGATCCAGACATGGCGGTTAAAATTG TGCGTGATTCTAAATGTGACTACCCTGCTGCATGCAATGCCATGGAGACGCTCTTAATTCACAAGAATCTTCAAGATACCCCTCTCTTTGATGAACTTTTGGATATGTTACGAGCCGAAAAG GTCAAAATTCATCCAGGCCCAAGGTTGGCATGTTCCTTGAAGTTTGGTCCAGCTGAGGCCAAATCTCTGAAGGTTGAGTACAGTGGACTGGAGTGTGCTGTAGAGGTTGTAGATGGAGTGAACAGTGCTGTTGACCACATCCATAAATATGGCAGCTCACACACAGATGTGATAGTCACAGAAGATG AATCAGTTGCTAACCATTTCCTGGAATCTGTTGACAGTGCTTGTGTTTTCCATAATGCCAGCTCAAGGTTTGCTGATGGGTACAGATTTGGTCTCG GTGCAGAAGTCGGCATCAGTACTACTCGAATTCACGCCAGAGGTCCTGTCGGCGTCGAAGGTCTCTTGACCACAAAATGGATTCTGGAAGGGACAGGAGAATGCGTCCAGGATTTCTCCCAAGTTGGAGGTAAAACGTATCTCCATCAGAAATTACCGTTGCACGCTGAAGTAGAggcagaagaagaaggagaaggaacaACGACTTCATCTTAA
- the LOC139967562 gene encoding delta-1-pyrroline-5-carboxylate synthase-like isoform X2: MAFCHKVQYFQTKLSRCYQGKNNFTFRCGQVPLLQKNVILTKSHGWRNCTTFSSCNISSHHQRSILPRNTPLRSCESSQIRNISTSTPRTRAAAFRSDLKHCQKIVVKLGSAVITRDDECGVALGRLASIVEQVSELQQADRQMLVVTSGAVAFGKQRLQQEVMLSQSMRETLIPSNERFQSLLDPRACAAAGQSGLMSMYQSMFSQYGLTTAQVLVTKADFQHDYTRSNLRATLTELLRMKIIPIVNANDVIAPPPEADMDLHGVISIKDNDSLAARLAVEVNSDLLILLSDVDGIYSGPPEEEGSRLHDVMYPGDVVGIKFGGKSRVGLGGMESKVKSAVWTLERGCSVVIANGMKKDDVVLNIVNGRNVGTFFTETKPAGLAPDIQATRARDGGRLLQSLTPEKRAEIINRLADLLIERKEVILTANKRDLNRARMTSMAPPMVARLSLNEHKLLSLAEGLKQIAASSSDTVGRVISRTLVAEGMVLRKITVPIGVLIVIFESRPDCLPQVASLAISSANGILLKGGKEATESNKVLHSLVEEALDLHGAKDAVQLINTREQIGDLLQLEGLIDLVIPRGSNEMVSRIKKESKAIPVLGHADGICHVYIDKKADPDMAVKIVRDSKCDYPAACNAMETLLIHKNLQDTPLFDELLDMLRAEKVKIHPGPRLACSLKFGPAEAKSLKVEYSGLECAVEVVDGVNSAVDHIHKYGSSHTDVIVTEDESVANHFLESVDSACVFHNASSRFADGYRFGLGAEVGISTTRIHARGPVGVEGLLTTKWILEGTGECVQDFSQVGGKTYLHQKLPLHAEVEAEEEGEGTTTSS; encoded by the exons ATGGCTTTTTGTCATAAAGTGCAGTATTTTCAGACTAAGTTGTCCAGGTGCTACCAAGGAAAGAACAATTTCACTTTTCGATGTGGACAAGTTCCCCTACTTCAGAAAAATgtgattttgaccaaatcccaTGGTTGGCGTAACTGTACTACATTCAGCAGTTGCAATATATCATCACACCATCAACGTTCCATTCTGCCAAGAAACACTCCATTGAGGTCATGTGAAAGCTCTCAAATAAGGAACATTTCCACCAGCACTCCGAGAACAAGAGCAGCTGCCTTTCGATCTGATCTGAAACACTGTCAGAAGATTGTGGTAAAGCTTGGCAGTGCAGTAATAACCCGGGACGATGAATGCGGTGTTGCACTTGGGAGATTAGCATCCATCGTTGAACAG GTGTCCGAACTGCAGCAGGCTGACCGACAGATGCTGGTGGTCACAAGTGGTGCAGTAGCCTTTGGCAAACAGAGGCTACAGCAAGAAGTCATGTTATCTCAGAGTATGAGGGAAACTCTTATTCCATCCAATGAAAGA TTCCAGTCTCTGCTGGATCCCAGAGCTTGTGCAGCCGCAGGGCAGAGTGGACTTATGTCCATGTACCAGTCAATGTTCTCCCAGTATGGCTTGACTACTGCACAG GTGTTAGTCACCAAGGCAGACTTCCAACACGATTACACTAGGAGTAATCTGCGGGCTACCCTAACTGAACTGTTACGGATGAAGATCATTCCAATTGTGAACGCCAACGATGTGATTGCTCCACCCCCAGAGGCAGATATGGATCTCCATGGG GTCATAAGCATCAAAGATAACGATAGCCTTGCCGCTCGATTGGCCGTCGAGGTGAACTCCGACCTGCTCATCCTCTTGTCTGATGTGGATGGTATTTACAGCGGCCCACCGGAGGAGGAAGGATCCCGGCTACATGATGTCATGTATCCCGGTGACGTTGTTGGCATCAAATTTGGAGGCAAATCGAGGGTCGGACTCGGAGGCATGGAATCAAAG GTTAAGTCTGCGGTCTGGACCCTAGAGAGAGGCTGTTCGGTCGTCATTGCTAACGGCATGAAGAAAGATGACGTCGTCCTAAACATCGTTAACGGCCGCAATGTGGGAACGTTTTTCACCGAGACAAAGCCTGCGGGCCTTGCTCCAGACATCCAAGCTACCAGAGCGAGAGATGGTGGTAGACTTTTGCAAAGTTTGACTCCTGAAAag AGAGCTGAAATAATTAATCGTCTGGCAGATCTACTCATTGAGAGGAAAGAAGTGATCCTGACTGCTAACAAGCGTGATTTGAACAGAGCTCGAATGA CTTCTATGGCTCCACCAATGGTAGCCAGGTTATCATTAAACGAACACAAGTTGTTGAGTCTAGCAGAGGGTCTGAAGCAGATTGCTGCTTCCTCTAGTGACACAGTTGGAAGAGTAATAAGTAGGACGTTGGTTGCCGAGGGAATGGTGTTGCGGAAGATTACGGTTCCGATCGGCGTCCTCATTGTCATATTCGAATCTCGTCCGGACTGTCTCCCTCAG GTTGCCTCCCTGGCTATCAGTAGCGCGAACGGTATCCTCCTGAAAGGTGGAAAGGAAGCCACAGAGAGTAACAAGGTGCTCCATTCACTAGTAGAAGAAGCCCTTGATTTACACGGTGCCAAGGATGCGGTGCAATTG ATCAACACGAGAGAACAGATTGGAGATTTACTTCAATTGGAAGGACTCATAGACCTGGTCATCCCTAGAGGATCCAACGAAATGGTCTCTCGGATCAAGAAGGAGAGCAAAGCCATCCCAGTCCTAGGCCATGCTGATGGCATCTGCCATGTTTACATCGACAAGAAGGCTGATCCAGACATGGCGGTTAAAATTG TGCGTGATTCTAAATGTGACTACCCTGCTGCATGCAATGCCATGGAGACGCTCTTAATTCACAAGAATCTTCAAGATACCCCTCTCTTTGATGAACTTTTGGATATGTTACGAGCCGAAAAG GTCAAAATTCATCCAGGCCCAAGGTTGGCATGTTCCTTGAAGTTTGGTCCAGCTGAGGCCAAATCTCTGAAGGTTGAGTACAGTGGACTGGAGTGTGCTGTAGAGGTTGTAGATGGAGTGAACAGTGCTGTTGACCACATCCATAAATATGGCAGCTCACACACAGATGTGATAGTCACAGAAGATG AATCAGTTGCTAACCATTTCCTGGAATCTGTTGACAGTGCTTGTGTTTTCCATAATGCCAGCTCAAGGTTTGCTGATGGGTACAGATTTGGTCTCG GTGCAGAAGTCGGCATCAGTACTACTCGAATTCACGCCAGAGGTCCTGTCGGCGTCGAAGGTCTCTTGACCACAAAATGGATTCTGGAAGGGACAGGAGAATGCGTCCAGGATTTCTCCCAAGTTGGAGGTAAAACGTATCTCCATCAGAAATTACCGTTGCACGCTGAAGTAGAggcagaagaagaaggagaaggaacaACGACTTCATCTTAA